The window cattttagtggttgatctgaAAATTGAAGAATGCCCCAAAGCTTAAgtgtgccacaccacaagaaacagtgggaataatgacttccaccgttgaaaccttgatagggcccatagtgatgtttatttgtcatccaacgtgttcataagatcacacagacatgaataaagggaaaacacaaataacagattgatccaaaacttctgtgggccccaagaaattttctatggtagaatttcaattcacattctttcccatggtgaggttcgcttgagttttggatatacttcgtttttgggCTATAGCCTCAAATTATctcctaaaatggatggacggagtggataacatatttaaatcatggtggaccccacagagtttactcagtacgctaagcgtgcggagttactcagtacgcaatccgcgtccggcgctgacgctcctcgagctcaagttgtaccaacatttcaaagttacatgccccacaataatgtatttattatatctacaccgttcatgcatttggagagatcattttagatcatgaacccaaaaatgagtcatatccaaagctcaagtgggccacaccacaaacagcagtgggggactgattctcaccattaatacattcgtagggcccacataatgtttattttccatccaatctgttaattaggtcacacagacctgtattaagaggaaaaataaatatcatattgatccaaaacttctgtgacccctaaaagggtttcaatggtagacgttcaatccactactactgtttgcagtgtggtttagttgatctttggatctgttttatttttcagctAAAGCCTTacgaagagctcgccaaatggacgaacggtctagatataacacatacctcgtgatgggacccacagaacttggtgatgtccacACAGTGGTGGTGTGCGGTACCCGATTTCCATAAAGCAGGCCGAAACGACCTTTATTTTTACACAGAGAGGGTTCCGGCTTCCGGAACCGTAAACTTTCTCCCAAATCGCATTGTATCGGCGAGGATGTCTTcggatttctctccaaaatcggAGATTTTTTTTTGCAGTAACCTAGGAACGATGCTtcaattcgaatggcccaccaaatggaagcttccgatcatggcgatctcttctacaggtaccgaaatccaccttctaattttttttttcgattttttcggatgatgacgtcgatgtccgacaataatggagaggaaatcgcgcgatatcgtcaaaatatcgtgcgatatcgacgatatatcggccgatatctggaaTTTggggttttttggtatcttccgggggttatcgcgagTGTATCGTCTCGCAGGGGTACGATAAcgatgatattggccgatatatcggccgatagtatcgatatttcgaacactgaataGTACTACATGAATCCTCGAATTCATTTCAAAATGAAAACGCATGGAGTTGCAAGTTTCTTATGGATTTGAATTCGGTTTAATTGTATAAATGGAAAGgagataaaatggattttcgactaaCATACCAACATCATCTTCATTCTAATGTCTCTGCATagttccttcttcttcttctttttttcagaaAACAAAATTGGTTTCTCTACATAGGTTTTTACCATAGTATATGCCACGAAATACTATAAAATTGACCAAGGTTCGGTGAGGAATTTCCATAAgaaggtgatgcaggacaattaaccacttgctctaaaagctcgaactgataaaggATGGCGagttaatccctttatctcatagctcgggcctcgcccatcccgagtgtgcccctgcatcccacaggcaaccccactcgagtccagtgtgaaaatgcccatgcattaatcactcccagtgaggagtctcaaacacgagaactcccgctctgataccactttgatgcaagacaattaaccacttgctctaaaagttcgaactgattgagcatggcgaattaatctatttatctcatagcctatgtcctacatcacatgggtaccgcctcacatgagccacccgcctcacatgggccacccaccccgagtgtgcccctgcatccaacaggcaaccccgctcgagcccggtgtgaaaatgccccggCATTAGAAGGTTCATTCTCCatagcttaatttcatgttttataTTGTGTGGATCTAGTTGATTTTCTAAAATATGGAAAGTTACTACGAATAAAAATCCAATTTTACTAAATTGATTTTCTAATTCAATTTTCAAAGAATTGGTTTCAAGTCAATACAAGTGTTCCTTACAAGGATAAAATGGGACACATGAATATCCGCAAAAGAGGCCGCAACAAGTTACGCTGCAAGTATCAACTAAATGATAATCTAAGTGAGCAAAATGGAGATGTATGCATCACGAAGGACACATTTAAGTTCGTGACGCATTTAAGGCAATGTATCATCCAATGAATGCGCTATGCAGCCAACAAGTTATTCCTCAAGCTAAGGTCATCAATCATCCAaactcattaaataaataaattttttttaaaaaccgcTGGCAGATTAGGAATGGAAAGGAATCCTTTTGTCCCTCTTTATGCATTGGGCAGTCTCCATCCCTCATTGTCTTGGTGGAGTCGCATGTAGGGAGAAAAGTGGTCCATATTAATGGCTCCTGTATCTCCttgctttatttttattctttctttctttcttctttttttgaataaAAGGTTGGcattttaaaaacaaaatgaaaatggaaaaaaCCCTGTAAAGAACATTAAGCATTCTTAGACTGATAAAATAATGCAAGAAACTTCAATTTGTTAAAGCATACCTGCATAAAATTGTAGCACTCTCTTCCGATAGATTCATTTTCAGCAATGGCAAAATACGCCAAAATGGGGTAATGACCAATATAGGATGCGTAGCTGTCGCGCTGGATGTTCACCGCCCACTCACTACACATCTAAAAAGAAGATAAGAAATACATAGTTCCACAACATGGCCCTTTGATTTAGGCAGTGTTTGGAcgactattgaattgaatttgaAATGACTGAATTGTAATTACCTTCCTGAGTATAAAACAATGAGGTAGCATTGTCCAAAGTGCAATTATGTTGCATAAAAGTTGGACCTTGGAGAGAAGTAACTGCAATATGAAGGCTAGTTCCTTGTCATAAATACCTCGAAAGGTCATCACAATTGGTTATTTCCTTTTACTAAAATGAGCCcttaacaaaaaattaaaaaaatcagtaGAGCCCCAACAAACAagaggagaggaaaaaaaaaaggtttgtaaGGGTTCGAGGATTTGCAATCTATTCAAGTCCGCATGCCCAGTTCTGACATATTTAGCTTGGAGATGCTCAAGTTGTGAATTAATGTTAAACCTGTCACTCGCCTGCCCCAAAAACAGCATCGATGTTACAAAATCAAAGAGGAAAgaacaaaaaaatgaaaagaaatggaaaattcGCTAAAGGAAACAATATAGAGTTAAATAAGAATAGATGGTTATGTTCTAGCATTTGATACCATTACCAATCTAGCATTAGATtggtaatattatattattaccAATCAAGGACACAAAAGTAATAaattaaggccctgtttggtaggtGCCTAAAAATCAGTTCATCGCATTTTTGTTAACCATGATTACATATTAGCGATCTTGCTCCCTAAGACATAATTACCGTTAAGTAAAATGATGTgaactcattatgtattagagatcaagttCATAATAACTGACAACGAATTACGTATTAGAGATCaaaatctctaatacatgataattgtgaactaaaatgagatgaactcattttttggcATCTACGAAACAGGGCCTAATAATtcgtgaaaagaaaagaaaaacatgttCATAACCTGTTGAAAGGGAgattaaggggtcatttggatgcttgtaagttccataagtgggaagtgacttgcCTATAACTCACGGGGGGTGTTTGGGTGTGAAATTTCACTTGTAAGTGAGTTACAACCTATAATAATTGTTAACTGACaactaattatgtattagagatcaaaatctctaatacataataattttaactaaaatgagatgaactcattttttggcATCTACCAAACAGAGCCTAGGAATttgtgaaaagaaaagaaaaacatgttCATGACCCATTGAAGGAGAGATTAAGGGATCGTTTGGATGCCTCTTAAGTTCCGTACGTGGGAGTGACTTACCTATAactcacttacaggtggtgtttgggtgtGAAATTTCTCCTGTGAGTGAGTTACaacttgtaagtcacttacaggcaaggtgttccgtatcagTAACAGTGGCTGTAACAGTCACCACTGTTACCGATACGGAGAATTGGTATAACGGCCAATACGGGGGAGGGCATAACAGCCAATACGCCTCCGtattatttgatttgatttttatttttttgctaaaaaaattttggaaaaatatgtagaaaatccaaaataatgtaaaTGTTCCAAATATACATTCATTTTTAGTTTTGAATTTGTTTATAGTAGTGTAACGGTATACTCCTTGTTGGGAGTGTTGTATCGAgttgtctaatgaatttatgaaccagacaacctgggATTGACTATGAACAttctatatttaattttctaattatataatatcaatgataaatttattagaataaatgtaataccaaaacatctcacATTTGCACATTTTATATTACATACCTCGTGAGTCGCGACTCATatacatttcatttcaacatATAGACTCCAAAgacttttgtatcctattatgtaatttctctatctaacaatttgatatcatttctcccaataaatcttaagaaaaaagtGAAATTAAATTGGAATGTACAGCGTTGTTGATTTGAGGCTGAATTACCGGACCACTCAATGCCCGAAATtaggattgtgacttagcaattTGATTAATGGTTAAAAATAAGTATCTGcaaaattaatggttaaaatcgttcaaacaatttgattttgggattgtgacttagcaacaacgGTCCTATATTTTAATTATCAAAGGAACGAGCATCGCAATTGGCAATGGTGAGTGTACACGCTTTTGGGAAGACATCTGGGAAGAGATCGAAGCTCTTCGTGATAGTTTCCCACGCATTTACCGCTTGGCCCAGAATCAGTCCATCTTAGTGAAACAATGTTATATGGTTACAAGAGGAGTAGTGGTTTGGAATCCGGAATGTAGAAGACATCTTCGGGACCGagagatggaagaatatgtatcGCTACTTAATCGATTACAAGGCAGCAAACTGGATCTCTCTTCCGTAGATTCTGTAGTTTGGCAGTTTGACAAATCAGGATTATTTTTGGTCAAATCCTTTGACAGTCACGTTGCAAAAAACTCCCCCTCTATCGAAGAAGAATCGACTCATCACATCTGGAAATACCACGTCCCTCCAAAGATAGCTTCCTTCGGTTGGTTGGTTTGCAAGAAAAAGGTCTTGACAGTGGACAATCTGAGGAAAAGGGGCATGTACATTACTAATAACACCCTTTGTTGTATGGAAAATGAAGAAACTGTGGACCATCTTTTCATCCACTGCCCCTTCACTTATCAGATTTGGACTGATATTCCTCTTCTCTTTAACATCCAATGGTCTTTTCCACAATCTGTTAGAGGACTGCAGCAGGCTTGGCATGGCATAAGTTTTGGAAATTATAGGTCAAAGCTGTGGAAAATTTCTCTTTTGGCTGTCTGGTGGGCTGTGTGGGAAGAAAGTAATGGGAGGGTTTTCAATAACATGTCAAAATCTACACAAAGTACTGTCAATAGGGTGATCTATTTTATAGTTGAGTGGGCTTATGCTGTTGATAAtctaaaggattgtaattttctttttcttggggAGTAGCGGAGGGGCTATCTCAGCCCTTCAGCCctcctttgttttgtttttgctctctttttatataaaaatatctgTTACCTATCAAAATTAGAAGAAGATGCATGCCTCATATGAATTGGGTGGGACTTTGATTGCATAGCGTAGCACACCACACATCACCAACCTCAATGGTGTGTAAACGTGACAAAGTTTTATATCCAGGCttatctttggtgtggtccgcttgagctttggatttgcctcgtaTCTAGGCTTATGCAttaaaaaaatgtagaaaaatggatgtacggtgtagatataacacatacatcatggtggggcccatataactttgccacgtcaacacaccggTAAGGTTGGTCGTATGTGCTGCACTACTTAATCTGATTGGTCGTGTGCGCTGCACTATTTGAACGTAGGGCCCATgccaatgtatgtgttgtatatccatgccgtccatctgttttgctaaataattttagggcattatcctaaaaatgagccaaatcccaatctcatgtggaccacacagtagtgttgaattcccaccattaaaaacttcttggtactaaatgttttggatcaagttgccattagtgttttcccttcatctaggtttgtgtgagtttatgaacaggttggatggcaaataaacattacagtgggccctaggaacccattaaaggtgggcattcaatctgtactgtgtggtccacttgagagttgagatttggatttgcttcattttagggaccgtACACTAAATGAGCAAGAAAAACCAATGggtgacatggatatacaacatacatcaaggtgggcccacgaaataGTGTGCATGCACGGACAAAACCATACACCACtggagtattaaaaaaaaaaacccttaaacgTAGCTATGGATTAACCACTTTTCACTTTCAAttaaagaggggagagagagggaaaatgaaaagagaagagggagggagggcggaagagagagagagagtagcagcagcaacagcagcagcagctgcagaTGCAGTCGCAACTGTTGCAGGCTcgtagtagaagaagaagatgatgagagaatgagagagagttgtggccACCACAGTAACCGCTGCAGCCttgtaaaagaagaagaagacgacgaGACAGAGAGGGTTCAAacgtagaagaagaagaaaacaaaaaaggtaagtcaatttatttttttttcctgaaattgCTGTTACAGGGTAACGGCCATTATgccctgtaatggccgttacactTCGAAATTTCAGCCATGCCCCGTTTCAACCCTGTATCGCGTAATGGTCAACGCCGTTATTGATACGAAACGGCCGATACACCCATATCGTAACCGATTTAGTACACCTTGCTTACATGCAAATCCTACAGAGAATTTACATTGGAGAGTGGTGGCATTTCACTTACCTGTGAGTTTTAGGCAAACggtcaaaatttttaaatttaatggATGATGGgggatccccccccccccccctcaagtaCATTCATCCATGGCTTCCTAATtccccttttttttgttttcttttatgtcATTAGCACCAAGAATGGGGGGAGCACAAACGGAATGGACATAATAAGGATTCTGCAATCGCAAGTAATGGGTCCACCATGGTCGGGATCAATTCAATCCTTGTTCATGGCATGGCAGGGGGAATGCAAAGGTATGCTAGGTAAACGTAGATGGAGGATGGCTTTAATGGCGTTGATGTGGGCGATTTGGTTGGAACGTGATAATTGCACTTCCAGAAACGAGGAGCACACAACTTGGTCAGTTCTTAGTCAGGTATGATTGTCCATTTCGGAATGGTTTTCCTTGAACCCAGTGTACGGGGCTTGGGTCTTCTCCCATTTGAGTGAGGTTTCGGTTTCTATGGAGTGTGGGGTGGGGTTTGTATTTTTTGTTCATGTGCAACTTTGTTCTCTAAGTTTCGTTTGATGTGAAAACACAACAACATACTTATAAGTGACTTATAGAATCCacgagcatttaaaaaaaaaaaaaaaaactatttaccCGTAATTGATTTAGAGCTCGAATCCAAACAGATAACATATAATTGACTTTCACCTGAAAGTGAATTTTAGGTGAAAGTCATTCACAAGTTGCAACTTAAAATTTTAGAGGCAtccaaggggtcgtttggatgcctataagtttTATGAGTAGGAAGTGACTTATAGGTAAGTCACTTTGATGCAATCAAATGGCCCACAAACCAATTGATTAAGATTTAAAGAATCCACTCGTTGAAATTGTCGTGATTGATGATCTGGACTAAATCAAAAGTCTTACGATAAATTGGATGGATCTCACGCGTGTGCACAAGAAAATGTCCACTTTCCCGTTTAGCCCGTCCTCaccttttgttttctttcaaatatctacattagaatattttctttttatttaggtAGTTTCTTATTTTTCACATCTTTGCTAGCTAGGATTTCTATTCTTAGATTCCATAGTTTTTATTGAAGATTATAAGGATTAATTATAAATAAGGCTTAGGCCCATGAAATAATGCAAACCCCGAAAacgaaagcaaataaatcaaagaaaagaagaaagagattaaTGGAAAAGGACCTAACAATCCTCTTACTATATGCTAGAGACCGCGAATGCAACACTGTgacaagctcaacagtcctccaGTCTTAAACTAGAGATCACTTCCTTCCCTTCAACAACTACTGTAGAGAAAACAAGAgaattttataaaaagaaaatatcattcaaCTATCTTATTCCATGGGCCTAAGCCTTATTTATAATCGGTTCTTACAATATGCAGAAAAActatggaatctaaaaatagaaatcctatctAGGAAAGATGTGAAACATAAGAAACTACACAAATAAGAAACCACTTAAATAAGAAAgtacttaaataaaaataatctaaGATTACTTCTTAcctaatataaagatatcaaaggAAATTACCTAATGTAAAGATTTAAAAGAAACAGAAAGTAAATATATTTCCTATTCTCTGCCTAGATATTTCCTAATGtagaattttgaaagaaaaatgaaagtaagGATGGGTTAAAAAGGGAAAGTGGGCTTTTTCTTGTGCACACATGTGAGACCCATCAAATTAATCATTAGACCATTGATTTGGTCCATatcatcaatcacaacaattTAAATTGGTGgattcttcaaatcttgatcaatcggtttgtgtggccatttggttgtaTCAGTTCCTCCCAGctgcagggaaaaaaaaaactcatcctcgagtttaAAGTGTTGGTCTTAATCTCCTATGAAGATCCTCGTTTGAAGTGCATCTCCTTCGGCTTCATTGGAAGTTGATGGTGGAAACCTACATGCTTGATAGGTAGCTTGTGCATAATACGACGTTGAAATACATGCAATCTCTTCTTTCACTTTTCATGGGTCCTCCATAGTTTAGGCATTGATTGTGGGCTCTTCATCACAATCGACTTTCGATTTGTGGACTTTGATTAACATTGAGATGGCAGGATACACCCATCAAGTAATCCAACAATGAATTCCTCTTGAGTCACCAAACTTGCTTCAAACATGTTGTTCTTATGCGCTCCAAGGACAAAATATTGAAGTCCATAGCGCTTTTCTTGTTCAATCAAGGGCTCCAAGCATGCTCTCATCTCCTCCTTTAATTCCTTGAATTCTTTTGCAATATGTTCCTTGAACGCTCTAATCTCCTTGAGTTGCCACAAATTCTCCCCTCGCATCTCTTGAACATTCTTAGCTATCATAGACATTTCCATGCAATAGAATGCTTTTGAATTACTAACATGCTGGGAGGGGCGTTGAAAAGAATCACCATAAAGCACATATGAAAATGGGTATGACTCAAGGTGATATGAAGAGCGATCTTGATTATCTAAATAACTCAGATAAGAATTGTGCGATGAATATGGAAAGGCATGGGAGTCCGAATAAGGATAATTGTACGAGGCATATGAGCGTCTTCTTATCCATGACATCTCTTCTTTCAGTTTTCCATGAGCAGAACTTGCTTTAATACCAAATAATGCAAACCCCAAAAGGGGAagcaaatagatcaaagaaaaatagaaagagaatgtgggaaaggacccaacaatcctctagccaaaTGCTAGAGACCACGAATGCAAGACTGTGaacaagctcaacagtcctctagtcttaaACTGGAGATCACTTCCTCCCTTTCAACAACTACAGTAGAGAAAACAAGAGAATTTTCATAAAATGAGAATATCATTCAACTATCTTATTCCATGGGCCTAAGCCTTATTTATAATCAGTCCTTACAATCTACATTAAAAACcatgaaatctaaaaataaaaatcctaactAGCAAAGATGTGAAAAATAGCAAACTACCTAAATAAGCAACCACTTAAATAAGAAAGTACTTAAATAAAAGAATCTAAGATTACTTCttgcctaatataaagatatcaaaggAAATTATCTAATATGGAGATTTAAAGAAATGGAAAGTAAAGATATTTCCTAATATAGAAatttgaaagaaaaaggaaagtaaagaCGGGCCAAAAAGGAAAAGTGGCAttttcttgtacacacgtgtGAGACCCATCCAATTGATTATTAAACCATTCACTTGGTCCAAATCATCAATCACGACAATTTCAACAGATGGATTCTTCAAATCTCGGTCAATCAATTTGTATGCCCATTTGGTTGCATCACACTTACAAGTGCTTGGGGGGAAgaaattcacctgtaagtcacttacaagcaAAACTGCCAGGAAACTTTATGGGGCTAGGGATGAGAACTTACAACTGAAAGTCACCTTCAAGTGAGAATCAATTACAACTTAAAAACTTAtcggcatccaaacaacccctaacaaGGGGGCACGCTTGGATGCCTATAAGTTCTTTAAGTTGTAACTTACAAGTAAGTCACAAGTaaatcctgtttggatgtaaaCTGTAAGTCACCTAAAGGTGAGTTGGTTTTTTTGTTTGGTAACCTGTAAGTTAGTTACAAGTAAGAAGCCATATATCCATACCAAGAAGAGCATAGAGTAGGGAATTGTTTCAAAATCTGACTGACACATAAGAAAACTTGACAAAAAGTTTGTCATTTCGTTGAGCCCAACTAGATGAATATTTGAgccgattcttaggctaaaccaatcatcaagtaggCGATAAAGGCGGGCCCACAAATTCAAAAACATCTTGATATGGTCCAGCCACTGTTGAATACAAAACATTGAAGATAATGTGCATACAGCAACTAAGTGATAAAACAACATTGACAGGGAATCAATTACAcattaaataaagaaaaaaagaagaatgcaaaaaCATAGTTGTGGGAAAATGCATGTTAATAGTGAGCTCACGCCACCTACCATAAGGCAAGGAAGATTCAAGAGACCATTTGTAGCATACGCGCCAGTCCATTACACGTgtgaaatctggaccattcataagGACTAACCACAAACATACTGGTGCCATTAGGTGGTCCATCGTATATGTACAAATAATTTGGACCAATGATCAACTTCTCTTGACGCTTCATTTATATCATATATGTACATAGAATTGACAACACACTAATTATAAAAGGTAGAATTGACAACGCACTAATTATAAAAGGTCCAACCATTGGTCCGCACCAACCATCAAAAGGACAAACATATGGCCTACGgctcatccacaatggggcccatattTTCAACATTTGATAGctggaaagaaataaaaaaataaaaagaataaaacgATCAATGGCTAtggttgtagggcccacctagatatatgttttatatatccacgtcattcatcaattttgccagctcattttagggcatgtgcccaaaaatgaagaaaatccgaatctcaggtgggccccgccacaagaaacaatggtaactAAATACCCACcaatgaaaacttcttgtgggccacaaaagttttggatcaagcttatatttgtgttttcccttcatacatgtccatgtgaccttattaataggttggatggcaaataaacattatggtgggccctaggaagtttttaatggtgagagttcaatcaacactgtttcctatgatgtggcccacctgaaatttggatcagcttcattttttggcccatgccctaaaatgaattgacaaatctgatggacggcgtggatatacaaaacacatgTTATCTAGGCCCCATTGTCATGACTTCACTGAATTGGGGCCCAATTCAAATGCAAGAacaaatgaaaaaggaaaaaataaataaacctaTCGAGCCAACTACAGAAAGGGGAGGGGGGGAGGGGGAGCGAGAGAGGGGTTGcagagaggggaagagagataGAGTCAATTACAGGAGGTTCTTCAATGGTTGGAGCTTTGCTGTAATGGAGGTGtgtttccctctttccctcttttaaaaaatctgaccgttggattggaAGCAAGTTACAGGTAAGTGAAAAGATAGCTCACAACTATGTAGCTTTCTTGTGAGATTTGCATGTAATTTCCTTACAGGTTGAGAGTGACTTACAAGTAAGTTTCCTCTCCCAAACACCACCTTACAGAAGtttcaggcatccaaacgacccctgagGTTGTGGTTGGATGCCAATTCAATTCAATATGAGGATTGAATTGAGATTATGATCATTTCAGGTACAACTTGAAACAAGTAGAATTGCAAGTTGCAATTTGATTGATTAAGAATTTCCAATTTTAGCCATTTCTTCTACATCAAATTAGATTGTTGCAATTTAGTTCAACTAACCATCCAAGCACACCCTAAAGTTGGGGTTTTCAAGAAGGTAATGGAAATGAATAAATTACAACACAATGGAAAAAGTGATCGATTTGCCTCCGTCGCACTCAGGATCTAGGATGTGTGTCACCATCCACTGGGGACCACATGTCCATTGAAAAATTTCTTTCCGTTGTCCTAAATTCATCTGCAGATAGTGATAGTTACCGCTTGTAAAATAGAGTCCACTACACGAACAGTTCCGGTGATCCGACCACTTAGCATGTGTACCCCTGTAATGTGCAGGAAATTCGCTTCAAAGAAAATGTTGTAAGTGGCCACTTCAAGGGGGTCAGCCTCTTAAGACAGTGTAGGGAGATAAGATTTTTCTATATGATCTCCCAGATCACCAGATTTACAAATTTATAAAGATCTCCTAACAATTGCCAGACCTAGTCCAAAGGAAATAAACAAACTCTCCTAGAATATTTGATCCTAACAAATTAAATTTGACTGACTCTTACTCTAACAAATTATTGACTAATTCTTCATTGGACACCTCAGCAGTGCACACATTACATGCCATACTCCTTCAAGAAACCTTGTCCTCAAGGTTTGAATCTGGGAACCATTCCTTGAGTTGATAGTTTTCCCAGGTTACATCAACATTTTCACACCCTTGCCACCTTACAAGAACCTCCATTATCACTTTATTTCCACGTTGAACCATACGCCTAGCTAAAATTTCTTCAGGTTAGGGTTGAAGAACACCTTGATCTGAAATGGGGGGCAACTGACCTTGAATTGGAACCTCGTCTCCCACCTTCTTTAAGCTTTGACACATGAAAAACATGATGGATGCGTGATTCAACTGGAAGACAAAGCTTATAAGCAATCGGACCAATTCGTTCAATGACTTAGTAAGGGCCGAAAAATCTCAGAGATAGTTTTTGCGTTCTTCTCA is drawn from Magnolia sinica isolate HGM2019 chromosome 5, MsV1, whole genome shotgun sequence and contains these coding sequences:
- the LOC131245860 gene encoding uncharacterized protein At4g14342-like, which codes for MLFLGQASDRFNINSQLEHLQAKYVRTGHADLNRFEWAVNIQRDSYASYIGHYPILAYFAIAENESIGRECYNFMQKMLLPCGLPPEREDD